One Nitrospiraceae bacterium DNA segment encodes these proteins:
- a CDS encoding prepilin-type N-terminal cleavage/methylation domain-containing protein: MIRGEEANGFTMIELMIVVSIVGILATLAVPSYQGTLIRAREAALRQDLFTMRDVLDQHRADQGKYPPSLQALVGAGYLRAIPSDPFTNSATTWQEITGTVEEGVADVFSGSDLVGSNGVPYNRW, encoded by the coding sequence ATGATCAGAGGAGAGGAGGCAAACGGCTTCACGATGATCGAACTCATGATCGTCGTCTCTATCGTCGGAATTCTGGCCACGCTCGCTGTGCCGTCCTACCAGGGAACGTTGATTAGAGCCAGAGAAGCCGCCCTGCGCCAGGATTTGTTTACGATGCGTGACGTGTTGGATCAGCACCGCGCTGATCAGGGAAAGTATCCGCCTTCACTGCAAGCCTTAGTCGGTGCAGGATATCTTCGTGCGATTCCGAGCGATCCCTTCACCAATTCGGCTACCACGTGGCAGGAAATAACGGGAACAGTTGAAGAAGGGGTGGCTGACGTATTTTCCGGATCAGATTTGGTCGGAAGCA